A portion of the Polaribacter cellanae genome contains these proteins:
- a CDS encoding pyruvate dehydrogenase complex E1 component subunit beta, which yields MKTVQFREAICEAMSEEMRRDESIYLMGEEVAEYNGAYKASKGMLDEFGAKRVIDTPIAELGFAGIAIGSAMNGNRPIVEYMTFNFSLVGIDQIINNAAKIRQMSGGQFNCPIVFRGPTASAGQLGATHSQAFENWFANTPGLKVIVPSNPYDAKGLLKAAIRDDDPVIFMESEQMYGDKMEIPEGEYIIPIGVAEIKREGTDVTIVSFGKIIKEAYKAAEELAKENISVEIIDLRTVRPMDHNAIINSVKKTNRLVVLEEAWPFASVASEITYRIQDEAFDYLDAPIKRLTTADTPAPYSPVLFEKWIPNSNDVVKAVKEVLYL from the coding sequence ATGAAAACAGTTCAATTCAGAGAGGCTATTTGCGAAGCAATGAGCGAAGAAATGCGCAGAGACGAAAGCATTTATTTAATGGGAGAAGAGGTTGCCGAATATAATGGTGCTTACAAAGCCAGTAAAGGAATGTTAGATGAATTTGGTGCAAAAAGAGTTATTGATACTCCTATTGCTGAATTAGGTTTTGCAGGTATTGCAATTGGTTCTGCTATGAATGGAAACAGACCTATTGTAGAATATATGACGTTTAACTTCTCTTTGGTAGGAATTGATCAAATTATAAATAATGCAGCCAAGATTAGACAAATGTCTGGTGGACAGTTTAATTGCCCAATTGTTTTTAGAGGGCCAACTGCTTCTGCTGGTCAATTAGGTGCAACACACTCACAAGCTTTTGAAAACTGGTTTGCAAATACACCTGGTTTAAAAGTAATTGTTCCTTCGAATCCTTATGATGCGAAAGGTTTATTAAAAGCTGCGATTCGCGATGACGATCCAGTAATTTTTATGGAATCTGAACAGATGTATGGAGATAAAATGGAAATCCCTGAAGGAGAATACATTATTCCTATTGGAGTTGCAGAAATTAAAAGAGAAGGTACAGATGTAACTATTGTTTCTTTTGGTAAAATTATTAAGGAAGCATACAAAGCTGCTGAAGAATTGGCAAAAGAAAATATTTCTGTTGAAATTATCGATTTAAGAACCGTTCGTCCAATGGATCATAATGCAATTATTAATTCAGTAAAGAAAACAAATAGATTAGTCGTTTTAGAAGAAGCTTGGCCATTTGCAAGTGTAGCATCGGAAATTACGTATAGAATACAAGATGAAGCATTCGATTATTTAGATGCTCCAATTAAAAGATTAACAACTGCAGATACTCCTGCCCCCTATTCACCTGTTTTATTCGAAAAATGGATTCCGAACTCTAATGATGTTGTAAAAGCTGTAAAAGAAGTATTATACTTATAA
- a CDS encoding DUF5686 family protein, with translation MRYIIFLIFSFLSFVVNAQLTIKGKVVDENGSPLAFVNVFALKTTQGTVTDDNGEFTLHLSKKRAKIEISFLGFLSQQIKVNKKTTYLKIVLKEASNQLEEIVLVTKPKKRLPKKENPAYPILKQIWKNKKTNGLKLFNYYKYKKLLTTEIGLNNLDTIFLKKIFKKGYKNILAKLPYNDTGVNFYLPLFISETVTNIYGNNITNKERIDVEAEKSNGMDRQGFIFERVSTAFNNINIYEDNFQLFKKSFVSPISRGGFDTYDYVLQDSIVKKDHTLYNIYFFPRRNDLAFEGNFWVTNKTFAITKIKMKTNKDINLNFVRRLSLEKEYLIKKDTIYLPKRDVYNANFTLNDKDDKKIGITVKKIAEFSKYEFDKPKQNNFYTSKIIRFKPNQFRKKESYWDSINNNNLKSEKYTLINDVKNDNQIRKITGIINTLSTGYFTVTPKFQIGQYWNTFSKNSVEGVKLKLGFRTFKTQNDRFRINGFIGYGIKDKKIKYYLDAKYLLSYKPRIGVGISYLNDTEQLGAKLLSTNGLNAKLFDPNALFSRGNNFFLSSVNRKVIQFDIELKKNLHIGTSFAHNNISSAANRKDFTIDYLDNNGNIQTELTNVSQDFYITYTPGRFEFGFGIEQRIGKNLYPSIILNYRKGYKGFLNGSFNYDKLSFSYTHPILTGKLGLLLASLDGGKTFGTVPLPLLNPIPANQTFWITKNTFSLINYYDFVTDTYISGHFEQHFNGLIMNRLPLLKHLKLRSLITFKTVYGTISDKNIAINKSNIIYKAPDTNMYYEYGFGFENIGYKDIRPLRVDFIWRGDHKSVNGLPSPKFAVRIGVKVDF, from the coding sequence ATGAGATACATCATTTTCCTAATTTTTAGTTTTTTAAGTTTTGTTGTTAATGCCCAATTAACCATAAAAGGAAAAGTGGTAGACGAAAACGGAAGTCCACTTGCATTTGTAAACGTTTTTGCTTTAAAAACCACACAAGGAACAGTAACAGATGATAATGGTGAATTTACTTTGCATCTTTCTAAAAAAAGAGCAAAAATAGAAATTTCATTTTTAGGCTTTTTGTCGCAACAAATTAAAGTTAATAAAAAAACAACTTACTTAAAAATTGTTTTAAAAGAAGCGTCAAATCAGTTAGAAGAAATAGTACTAGTAACCAAACCAAAAAAAAGACTTCCAAAAAAAGAAAACCCTGCTTACCCAATATTAAAACAAATTTGGAAAAATAAAAAAACCAATGGCCTAAAGCTATTTAACTATTATAAATACAAAAAATTATTAACTACCGAAATTGGTTTAAATAATTTAGATACTATTTTTTTAAAAAAAATATTTAAAAAAGGCTATAAAAATATTTTAGCAAAATTACCCTACAACGATACTGGTGTAAATTTTTACTTACCTCTTTTTATAAGTGAAACTGTTACAAATATTTATGGAAACAATATTACAAACAAAGAAAGAATAGATGTCGAAGCAGAAAAAAGTAATGGTATGGATAGGCAAGGTTTTATCTTTGAGAGAGTTTCTACCGCTTTTAATAATATAAATATTTATGAAGACAACTTTCAGTTATTTAAAAAATCTTTTGTAAGCCCAATATCTAGAGGAGGTTTTGATACTTACGATTATGTTTTACAAGATAGCATTGTAAAAAAAGACCACACTTTATACAATATTTATTTTTTTCCAAGAAGAAATGATTTGGCATTTGAAGGTAATTTTTGGGTAACAAATAAAACTTTTGCTATTACCAAAATTAAGATGAAAACAAATAAAGACATCAATCTTAATTTTGTAAGAAGGCTTTCTTTAGAAAAAGAATACCTTATAAAAAAAGACACAATTTATCTACCAAAAAGAGATGTTTACAATGCAAATTTTACTTTAAATGATAAAGATGACAAGAAAATAGGAATTACAGTAAAAAAGATAGCAGAGTTTTCTAAATACGAATTCGATAAACCTAAACAAAATAATTTTTATACTAGTAAAATTATACGATTTAAACCCAACCAGTTTCGTAAAAAAGAAAGTTATTGGGACTCTATTAACAACAACAATTTAAAATCAGAAAAATACACTTTAATTAATGATGTTAAAAACGATAATCAAATTCGTAAAATTACAGGAATAATAAATACGCTTTCCACTGGTTATTTTACAGTTACACCTAAATTTCAAATAGGTCAATATTGGAATACTTTTTCTAAAAACAGTGTAGAAGGTGTAAAGCTTAAATTGGGCTTTAGAACCTTTAAAACGCAAAATGATCGATTTAGAATTAACGGCTTTATTGGTTATGGAATAAAAGATAAAAAAATAAAATATTATCTAGATGCAAAATACTTATTAAGTTATAAGCCTAGAATCGGTGTAGGTATTTCATACCTAAATGACACCGAACAATTAGGTGCAAAACTCTTAAGTACAAATGGGCTAAATGCAAAACTTTTTGACCCTAACGCTCTCTTCTCACGTGGAAACAATTTCTTTTTATCTTCGGTTAACAGAAAAGTTATTCAATTTGATATTGAACTAAAGAAAAACCTTCATATTGGTACTTCTTTTGCACACAACAATATTTCTAGTGCAGCAAACAGGAAAGATTTTACAATAGATTATCTAGATAATAATGGAAATATACAAACTGAACTTACCAATGTTTCTCAAGATTTTTATATTACCTACACACCTGGCAGATTCGAATTTGGGTTTGGAATAGAACAAAGAATTGGTAAAAATTTATACCCATCAATAATATTAAATTACAGAAAAGGATACAAAGGTTTTTTAAACGGAAGTTTTAATTACGACAAGCTTTCTTTTAGTTACACCCACCCTATTTTAACAGGAAAATTAGGTCTCTTATTAGCTTCTTTAGATGGTGGAAAAACATTTGGAACAGTACCACTTCCTTTATTAAACCCAATACCCGCAAACCAAACTTTTTGGATTACAAAAAACACATTTTCATTAATAAACTATTACGATTTTGTAACAGATACGTATATTTCTGGACATTTCGAACAACACTTTAACGGGTTAATAATGAATAGATTACCACTTTTAAAACACTTAAAATTAAGAAGTTTAATAACTTTTAAAACTGTATATGGTACTATCTCAGATAAAAATATTGCTATAAATAAATCTAATATTATTTATAAAGCACCAGATACAAATATGTATTATGAATATGGTTTTGGCTTCGAAAATATTGGATATAAAGATATTCGTCCATTAAGAGTAGACTTTATTTGGCGAGGAGACCATAAAAGCGTAAACGGATTACCATCTCCAAAATTTGCAGTAAGAATAGGTGTAAAAGTAGATTTTTAA
- a CDS encoding inorganic diphosphatase produces the protein MSPKEKKTFDVLIEIPKGSRNKYEYDFDLNKIRFDRMLFSSMMYPADYGFVPETLALDGDPLDVLVLGHEPTFPMCVVEVKPIGVFHMADEKGPDEKVICVPVSDPIWNDKEDLTDLNPHRLKEIEHFFKVYKDLEKKKVDVGGWGDAKEARKIYVDCVDRYENSEHKKAGSFKI, from the coding sequence ATGAGTCCGAAAGAGAAAAAAACATTTGATGTTTTAATAGAAATTCCCAAAGGAAGTAGAAATAAATATGAATATGATTTCGATTTAAATAAAATTCGTTTCGACAGAATGTTGTTCTCTTCGATGATGTATCCTGCAGATTATGGTTTTGTACCAGAAACTTTAGCCTTAGATGGAGACCCTTTAGATGTATTAGTTTTAGGACACGAACCTACATTTCCAATGTGTGTTGTTGAAGTAAAACCAATTGGAGTTTTCCATATGGCAGATGAAAAAGGACCAGATGAAAAAGTTATTTGTGTACCAGTTTCTGATCCTATTTGGAATGATAAAGAAGATTTAACTGATTTGAACCCACATAGATTAAAAGAAATCGAACATTTCTTTAAAGTTTATAAAGATTTAGAAAAGAAAAAAGTAGATGTTGGTGGCTGGGGAGATGCTAAAGAAGCTCGAAAAATCTACGTCGACTGTGTTGATAGATACGAAAATAGCGAACATAAAAAGGCAGGTAGTTTCAAAATTTAA
- a CDS encoding sodium-translocating pyrophosphatase — translation MESMMIWMPIAMAVLGLIYMWIKQSWVMKQDAGDGKMKEISDYIYEGALAFLSAEYKLLAIFVVIVSVALAAVSFIVPTTHVLIVVAFIFGAVFSAFAGNIGMKIATKTNVRTTQAARTSLPNALKVSFGGGTVMGLGVAGLAVLGLTAFFIFFFWYFMGSEWTNTMDMTIVLETLAGFSLGAESIALFARVGGGIYTKAADVGADLVGKVEAGIPEDDPRNPATIADNVGDNVGDVAGMGADLFGSYVATVLAAMVLGNYVIKDMGGSITDAFGGIGPILLPMAIAGAGIIISIIGTMLVKIKDNSAKESQVMGALNKGNWTSIILVALSCYGLVTWMLPETMKMEFFGEGLQEISSLRVFGATLVGLIVGAVISSVTEYYTGLGKKPILKIVQQSSTGAGTNIIAGLATGMISTFPSVLLFAGAIWASYAFAGFYGVALAASAMMATTAMQLAIDAFGPISDNAGGIAEMSEQEPIVRERTDILDSVGNTTAATGKGFAIASAALTSLALFAAYVTFTGIDGINIFKAPVLAMLFVGGMVPVVFSALAMNAVGKAAMEMVNEVRRQFRNIPGIMEGTGKPEYDKCVAISTEASLREMMLPGLLTIGFPLIIAFAPLAFGMDKLAIAEMLGGYMAGVTVSGVLWAIFQNNAGGAWDNAKKSFEAGVEIDGEMTYKGSEAHKAAVTGDTVGDPFKDTSGPSMNILIKLTCLIGLVIAPILGGHTQEGNNTEVVEVEVVSNYKGITGGENLNNKTETTVEMLTNDANGRVTANVEIRKTVNGKTTVITKTFTGTEDEVRAQLKDVEGIKIKIKDKS, via the coding sequence ATGGAATCAATGATGATTTGGATGCCAATTGCGATGGCAGTTTTAGGTTTAATCTATATGTGGATTAAACAATCTTGGGTAATGAAACAAGATGCAGGAGATGGTAAAATGAAAGAAATTTCAGATTACATTTACGAAGGAGCTTTGGCTTTTTTAAGTGCAGAATACAAATTACTTGCAATCTTCGTAGTAATTGTAAGTGTTGCTTTAGCAGCTGTTTCTTTTATAGTACCAACAACACACGTTCTAATTGTGGTTGCTTTTATTTTTGGAGCTGTTTTTTCTGCCTTTGCAGGAAATATAGGGATGAAGATCGCCACAAAAACAAATGTTAGAACAACACAAGCTGCAAGAACAAGTTTGCCAAATGCTTTAAAAGTATCTTTTGGTGGTGGAACTGTAATGGGGCTTGGAGTAGCTGGTTTAGCTGTTTTAGGTTTAACTGCATTTTTTATCTTTTTCTTCTGGTATTTTATGGGAAGTGAGTGGACAAACACTATGGATATGACAATCGTTTTAGAAACTTTAGCAGGTTTTTCTTTAGGCGCAGAATCTATTGCTTTATTTGCAAGAGTTGGTGGAGGAATCTACACAAAAGCAGCAGATGTTGGTGCAGATTTAGTGGGTAAAGTAGAAGCAGGAATTCCTGAAGACGATCCAAGAAACCCTGCAACAATTGCAGATAATGTGGGTGATAATGTTGGTGATGTTGCTGGAATGGGAGCAGATTTATTTGGTTCTTATGTAGCAACAGTTTTAGCTGCAATGGTACTAGGAAACTACGTTATTAAAGATATGGGAGGTTCTATTACTGATGCTTTTGGCGGTATTGGACCCATTTTATTACCAATGGCAATTGCTGGTGCAGGAATTATTATTTCTATCATTGGAACTATGCTGGTTAAAATAAAAGACAATAGTGCAAAAGAGTCTCAAGTAATGGGCGCTTTAAATAAAGGAAACTGGACATCTATTATATTAGTTGCGCTTTCTTGTTATGGTTTAGTAACTTGGATGTTACCAGAAACTATGAAAATGGAATTTTTCGGTGAAGGTTTACAAGAAATTTCTTCATTAAGAGTTTTTGGTGCAACTTTAGTAGGCTTAATTGTAGGTGCTGTAATATCATCTGTTACTGAATATTATACAGGTTTAGGTAAAAAACCAATCTTAAAAATTGTACAACAGTCTTCTACAGGAGCTGGTACAAATATTATTGCAGGTTTGGCAACTGGTATGATTTCTACTTTTCCATCTGTGTTATTATTTGCAGGTGCAATTTGGGCTTCTTATGCCTTTGCTGGTTTTTATGGAGTTGCCTTAGCAGCTTCTGCAATGATGGCTACAACAGCTATGCAATTAGCAATTGATGCTTTTGGACCAATTTCGGATAATGCTGGTGGTATTGCTGAAATGAGCGAACAAGAACCAATCGTTAGAGAACGTACAGATATTTTAGATTCAGTTGGTAACACAACTGCAGCAACAGGAAAAGGTTTTGCAATTGCTTCTGCTGCTTTAACATCGTTGGCTTTATTTGCTGCCTATGTAACTTTTACAGGAATTGACGGAATTAACATATTTAAAGCACCTGTTTTAGCCATGTTATTTGTTGGTGGAATGGTACCTGTGGTCTTTTCTGCTTTGGCAATGAATGCTGTTGGAAAAGCAGCTATGGAGATGGTAAACGAAGTTAGACGTCAGTTTAGAAATATTCCAGGGATTATGGAAGGAACTGGAAAACCAGAATACGATAAATGTGTGGCAATTTCTACAGAGGCTTCTCTAAGAGAAATGATGTTACCAGGTTTATTAACTATTGGTTTCCCTCTAATTATTGCTTTTGCTCCTTTAGCATTTGGAATGGATAAATTAGCAATCGCAGAAATGTTAGGTGGTTATATGGCTGGTGTTACAGTTTCTGGTGTTCTTTGGGCAATTTTCCAAAATAACGCAGGTGGAGCTTGGGATAACGCAAAAAAATCTTTTGAAGCAGGTGTAGAAATTGATGGAGAAATGACCTATAAAGGTTCGGAAGCACATAAAGCAGCTGTAACTGGAGATACAGTTGGAGATCCTTTTAAAGATACTTCTGGACCTTCTATGAATATTTTAATTAAATTAACTTGTTTAATTGGATTGGTAATTGCTCCTATTTTAGGAGGACATACTCAAGAAGGCAATAATACAGAAGTTGTAGAAGTTGAGGTTGTTAGCAATTACAAAGGAATTACTGGTGGAGAAAACTTAAACAACAAAACAGAAACAACTGTAGAAATGCTTACAAACGATGCAAATGGAAGGGTAACCGCAAATGTAGAGATTAGAAAAACTGTGAACGGAAAAACTACAGTAATTACAAAAACGTTTACAGGAACAGAAGATGAAGTAAGAGCTCAACTAAAAGATGTAGAAGGAATTAAAATAAAAATTAAAGATAAAAGCTAA
- a CDS encoding App1 family protein, which produces MGVFSKDSLQIIVFQSYGTNTHFYTRGRALQDEKINLERENFFSLLINTWKRFETDEVKNTAITITLPNNFKINTVTDDAGYFIVDEKIENLVALANDEGWLNFEVSYTNENVGRAINNKNKFLGELLIPSETAEFGVISDIDDTILHTGVVSKFKWKLLINTFFKSPTKREALEGASKFYSLLHLGKSGENANPLFYVSHSPWNLYRYLEVFLKKNNFPKGAILLRTFGNMFQKKTPETIPQKQKEIVNILKTYTNLSFILIGDAGEHDADIYIKIVKLYPNRIKAIYLRSVRHARKMARIKELIKDYYDTPILMVHSSEEAIEHAKKHNFIK; this is translated from the coding sequence ATGGGCGTTTTTAGTAAAGATTCACTACAAATTATTGTTTTTCAAAGTTATGGAACGAATACCCATTTTTATACACGAGGAAGAGCTTTACAAGACGAAAAAATAAATTTAGAACGAGAAAATTTCTTCAGTTTATTAATAAATACTTGGAAGCGTTTTGAGACTGATGAAGTTAAAAATACAGCGATTACAATTACATTACCTAATAACTTTAAAATAAATACAGTTACAGACGATGCAGGTTATTTTATTGTTGATGAAAAAATAGAAAATCTTGTTGCATTAGCAAATGATGAAGGTTGGCTAAATTTTGAAGTTTCTTACACCAATGAAAACGTAGGTAGAGCCATCAATAATAAAAATAAATTTTTAGGAGAATTATTAATCCCTTCAGAAACTGCAGAATTTGGTGTAATTAGCGATATAGATGATACCATTTTACATACAGGAGTCGTATCAAAATTCAAGTGGAAACTTTTAATAAATACCTTTTTTAAATCTCCAACAAAGAGAGAAGCGTTGGAAGGAGCATCAAAATTTTACAGTTTATTGCACTTAGGAAAGTCTGGCGAAAATGCAAATCCGCTTTTTTATGTGAGTCATAGTCCTTGGAATTTATACAGATATTTAGAAGTTTTTCTAAAGAAAAACAACTTCCCAAAAGGAGCTATTTTATTAAGAACTTTCGGAAATATGTTTCAGAAAAAAACGCCAGAAACCATTCCTCAAAAACAAAAAGAAATTGTAAACATCTTAAAAACATATACAAATTTATCCTTTATTTTAATTGGAGATGCAGGCGAACACGATGCCGATATTTATATAAAAATTGTAAAATTATACCCAAATAGAATAAAAGCCATTTACTTAAGAAGCGTAAGACACGCAAGAAAAATGGCAAGAATAAAAGAACTGATTAAAGATTATTACGACACACCAATTTTAATGGTTCACTCAAGTGAAGAAGCGATCGAACACGCTAAAAAACATAATTTTATAAAATAA
- a CDS encoding DUF1328 domain-containing protein: protein MLRWTITFVIIALIAAVLGFGGIAGTAAYIAKIIFFIFIVLFILSLIRGGVKR from the coding sequence ATGTTACGTTGGACAATTACATTTGTAATAATCGCATTAATTGCTGCAGTATTAGGGTTTGGAGGAATCGCTGGGACTGCTGCATACATTGCAAAAATTATATTTTTTATTTTTATAGTACTATTTATACTTTCTTTAATTAGAGGCGGAGTAAAAAGATAA
- a CDS encoding ferritin-like domain-containing protein has translation MSTYTKEVGKKLNALLEKTYDAEKGFKKAAENVKNNSLKKYFELKAQERYSFGYELKTEIRAFNQEIDKGGSLTGTAHRAWMDIKAMFSMGDEESMLEEAITGEKAAIEEYKEVLKEISLPSSTKSLLEAQKNKIENGLHNIKVLEEIS, from the coding sequence ATGAGTACATATACAAAAGAAGTAGGAAAAAAACTAAATGCATTATTAGAAAAAACTTATGATGCAGAAAAAGGATTTAAAAAAGCGGCTGAAAATGTAAAAAATAATTCTCTTAAAAAATATTTCGAGTTGAAAGCACAAGAGAGATATAGTTTTGGTTACGAATTAAAAACAGAAATAAGAGCTTTTAATCAAGAAATTGATAAAGGAGGAAGCTTAACAGGAACAGCTCATAGAGCTTGGATGGATATAAAAGCAATGTTTTCGATGGGCGATGAAGAATCTATGCTAGAAGAAGCAATTACTGGAGAAAAAGCTGCAATTGAAGAATATAAAGAAGTGTTAAAAGAAATTAGTTTGCCTTCAAGCACAAAAAGTTTACTGGAAGCACAAAAAAATAAAATCGAAAATGGATTGCATAATATTAAGGTTTTAGAAGAGATTAGTTAA
- a CDS encoding IS1595 family transposase: MDVFQGRNLLEFTERFKTDDCCKEYLATIKWKDEFKCIKCRNKTSQIRKNFARTCNKCSHTETASANTLFHKVKFGLRKAFFICFEMSTTTKSLSASYMGVRFGITEKTARLFMHKVREAMKSSENHPMKGNVHIDEFVVGGYEKGKPGRSYDSKKKKVVTAVELTDKGKIKRMYALRIDNFSAKELEKIFTKHIDENATITTDLWKGYRPLSKEYKITQIESDNGKNFMALHTMIHQVKSWIRTTYSCVSDFNINRYLDEFCYRLNRSQSKINIFDNLIQRMVKSDKMYQNKMICS; the protein is encoded by the coding sequence ATGGATGTTTTTCAAGGAAGAAACCTTTTAGAGTTTACTGAACGCTTCAAAACAGATGATTGTTGTAAAGAATATTTAGCAACTATTAAGTGGAAAGATGAATTCAAATGCATAAAGTGTAGAAACAAAACGAGTCAAATTCGCAAGAATTTTGCACGTACTTGTAATAAATGTAGCCATACAGAAACAGCTTCTGCCAACACTTTATTTCACAAAGTAAAGTTTGGTTTACGTAAAGCTTTTTTTATCTGTTTTGAGATGTCAACCACTACAAAAAGTTTATCAGCAAGTTATATGGGAGTTCGTTTTGGAATCACGGAAAAAACGGCTCGTTTATTTATGCATAAAGTAAGAGAAGCTATGAAATCTAGCGAAAATCATCCAATGAAAGGTAATGTTCATATCGATGAATTTGTAGTTGGTGGTTATGAAAAAGGAAAACCTGGAAGAAGTTATGATAGTAAAAAGAAAAAGGTCGTAACTGCAGTAGAATTAACTGATAAAGGAAAAATAAAAAGAATGTATGCCTTGAGAATAGATAATTTTTCAGCCAAAGAATTAGAGAAAATATTTACCAAACATATTGATGAAAATGCAACAATAACAACTGATTTATGGAAAGGGTATCGTCCTTTATCTAAAGAATATAAGATTACACAAATAGAGAGTGATAATGGTAAAAATTTTATGGCTTTACACACAATGATACATCAAGTAAAATCTTGGATTAGAACAACGTATTCTTGTGTAAGTGACTTTAATATAAATAGGTATTTAGATGAATTTTGTTATCGTTTAAATAGATCTCAAAGCAAGATAAATATTTTTGATAATTTAATTCAAAGAATGGTCAAATCTGATAAAATGTATCAAAACAAAATGATATGTTCTTAA
- a CDS encoding helix-turn-helix domain-containing protein, with translation MITFEIIPDSSKTLLEQIKDAIGGSITSRWSENILSIDNENGKGDLRFIQFDWGVHLLDFNLTLRKEFIIKFKSIPEFSPIRFLYPAQGYLTHRFGVNNNERKIDQFQSLIFTNKTGGYDYLHFPKNETVCINMIEIVRKHFLQKRTTNVSSLNKKLYEVFVDTDHENRFANFGTLNLKMADLVEKLAKVKGKGMLRILKIEAKVYEILSIHIQQHNRLLAGVPLPTSLVKTELKLVRKISAKILKNPAKDYSLDQLSTESGLTQAKLQDGFKFLYNRTVTEYIRHVRLESARELLKNSDLNISQIVYSIGFSSRSYFSKIFREKYNISPNEFKKKILVVTDEKVK, from the coding sequence ATGATAACTTTTGAAATTATTCCAGATAGCTCTAAAACTTTATTAGAGCAAATTAAAGATGCGATTGGAGGCTCGATTACAAGTCGATGGAGCGAAAACATACTTTCTATAGATAACGAAAATGGTAAAGGAGATTTACGATTTATTCAGTTTGATTGGGGTGTGCATTTGTTAGATTTTAACTTAACGCTTCGTAAAGAATTTATAATTAAATTCAAATCGATTCCTGAGTTTAGTCCTATTCGTTTTTTGTACCCTGCACAAGGTTATTTAACACATCGTTTTGGAGTAAATAATAATGAAAGAAAAATAGACCAGTTTCAATCTTTAATTTTCACTAACAAAACAGGTGGTTACGATTATTTACATTTCCCAAAAAACGAAACGGTTTGTATAAATATGATTGAAATTGTTCGCAAACATTTTCTTCAAAAAAGAACCACAAACGTATCTAGTTTAAATAAAAAGTTATACGAAGTTTTTGTAGATACAGACCACGAAAACAGGTTTGCAAACTTCGGAACACTAAATCTTAAAATGGCAGATTTAGTCGAGAAATTAGCCAAAGTAAAAGGAAAAGGAATGCTTAGAATTTTAAAAATCGAAGCTAAAGTCTACGAGATTTTATCCATACATATTCAGCAACACAATAGATTATTGGCTGGTGTTCCTTTGCCAACTTCTTTGGTAAAAACAGAACTTAAATTGGTTCGAAAAATTAGCGCCAAAATATTAAAAAACCCCGCAAAAGATTATTCTTTAGACCAACTTTCCACAGAAAGTGGCTTAACACAAGCAAAATTACAAGACGGCTTTAAGTTTCTCTACAACAGAACCGTTACAGAATATATTAGACACGTTCGTTTGGAATCTGCCAGAGAACTGCTAAAAAATTCCGATTTAAATATTTCGCAAATTGTGTACAGCATTGGTTTTAGCAGTAGAAGTTATTTTTCTAAAATTTTTAGAGAAAAATATAATATTTCGCCAAATGAATTTAAAAAGAAAATTTTAGTGGTTACAGACGAGAAAGTAAAATAA
- a CDS encoding YtxH domain-containing protein, translated as MKNLSGVLLGTIVGAAAGILFAPDKGENTRKKIKNEALSAKDKISETASEYSEKISATASDLKERVSATYNAKKQTFDAQLEDVMSNVSYKADDVISTLEKKLSELKEQNKKLQKDVSSDKKGKIQSA; from the coding sequence ATGAAAAATTTATCAGGAGTATTACTAGGAACGATAGTGGGTGCAGCAGCAGGCATTTTATTTGCACCAGACAAAGGAGAAAACACAAGAAAAAAAATTAAGAACGAAGCTTTGTCTGCAAAAGATAAAATTTCTGAAACAGCGTCTGAATATTCAGAAAAAATTAGTGCAACAGCATCTGATTTAAAAGAAAGAGTAAGTGCTACTTACAATGCAAAAAAGCAAACTTTCGATGCGCAATTAGAAGATGTAATGTCTAACGTAAGTTACAAAGCAGACGATGTAATTTCTACTTTAGAGAAGAAATTAAGCGAATTAAAAGAACAGAACAAAAAGTTACAAAAAGACGTAAGTTCAGATAAGAAAGGAAAAATACAATCTGCATAA